One Polaribacter sp. SA4-12 genomic window carries:
- a CDS encoding GNAT family N-acetyltransferase, translating into MINYRNSTASEAVQIAEIHLNSFKGFFLTTLGFSFLKAYYKTCARSKDAISICAIDSDTEQLLGFSVGCYHSKGFNKKLILSNLRIYSYQSIILLFTKPLALVRLFKNLGKGDDVIKDDGNYAELLSIGVLPDKNGLGIGKKLLVEFEAEVIKKGVNKITLTTDADVNENVLQFYKKSGYKVFYDFVTYPNRKMFKLIKKI; encoded by the coding sequence ATGATTAATTATAGAAACTCAACAGCTTCAGAAGCTGTTCAAATTGCAGAAATACATTTAAATTCATTTAAAGGTTTTTTTTTAACAACTTTAGGTTTTTCTTTTTTAAAAGCCTATTATAAAACTTGTGCAAGAAGTAAAGATGCTATTTCTATTTGTGCAATAGATAGTGATACTGAACAGCTTTTAGGTTTTAGTGTAGGTTGTTATCATTCTAAAGGGTTTAATAAGAAACTTATTCTATCTAATTTAAGAATATATAGCTACCAATCAATAATTTTATTATTTACTAAACCTTTAGCACTTGTAAGATTATTTAAGAACTTAGGTAAAGGAGATGATGTAATAAAAGACGATGGTAATTATGCAGAATTACTATCTATCGGAGTTTTGCCAGATAAAAATGGGTTAGGGATTGGTAAAAAATTATTAGTAGAATTTGAAGCAGAGGTAATAAAGAAGGGGGTAAATAAAATAACTTTAACTACGGATGCAGATGTTAATGAAAATGTTTTACAGTTTTATAAAAAATCTGGGTATAAAGTGTTTTATGATTTTGTTACCTATCCTAATAGAAAAATGTTTAAACTAATAAAAAAAATATAA
- a CDS encoding glycosyltransferase family 4 protein, protein MSKKILIISAVFSPEPVVSAKLSEDLAIALSKLHNVSVIAPKPTRPYGFDFKNESKKDSFTLINLDSYTCPESNAIGRLRESYSFGMACKKYIHKNHKEIDVIYMNSWPIFAQYFAAKMASKYNISLITHVQDVYPESLSNKIPLVGGLFNILLKPIDKFTLKKSKKVIAISTKMKDYLSATRNISLKKILVVKNWQNEESFIEYDKIKQNISNKDRLFTFMYMGNIGPVAGIDLLIESFYNANLEKCKLVIAGSGSKKEELEKMVSLRDIERVEFVAVADGKVPEIQATADVMLLPIKKGAASSSIPSKLPAYMFSKKPIIASVDIDSDSAKAINEANAGWVLEPEDTGVLIKAMKAAFLEEKKELNLKGENGFKYAMNHLSKKNNLQQIVKAILELI, encoded by the coding sequence ATGTCGAAAAAAATATTAATAATATCAGCTGTTTTTTCACCAGAACCAGTGGTCTCAGCTAAACTTTCTGAAGACCTTGCGATTGCATTATCTAAATTACATAACGTGTCAGTTATTGCACCAAAACCAACGAGACCTTATGGTTTTGATTTTAAAAATGAATCTAAAAAAGATTCATTTACTTTAATCAATTTAGATTCTTATACATGTCCTGAGTCTAATGCAATTGGTAGACTTAGAGAAAGTTACAGCTTTGGTATGGCTTGTAAAAAATATATACATAAAAATCATAAAGAGATAGATGTTATTTATATGAATTCATGGCCAATTTTTGCACAATATTTTGCGGCAAAAATGGCAAGTAAATATAATATTTCTTTAATAACGCATGTACAAGATGTATACCCAGAATCATTATCAAATAAAATACCTTTAGTTGGTGGTCTTTTTAACATTCTGTTAAAACCAATTGATAAATTTACGCTTAAAAAATCAAAAAAAGTAATTGCTATTTCAACAAAAATGAAAGACTACTTGTCAGCTACAAGAAATATTTCTTTAAAGAAGATTCTTGTTGTTAAAAATTGGCAAAATGAAGAGTCTTTTATAGAATATGATAAAATAAAACAGAATATAAGTAATAAAGACAGATTATTTACCTTCATGTATATGGGGAATATCGGTCCAGTTGCTGGGATCGATTTATTAATAGAATCTTTTTATAATGCCAATTTAGAAAAATGTAAACTGGTTATTGCTGGTTCTGGTTCTAAAAAAGAAGAATTAGAAAAAATGGTTTCTTTAAGAGATATAGAAAGAGTAGAGTTTGTTGCTGTTGCAGATGGTAAAGTCCCAGAAATACAAGCAACAGCAGACGTAATGTTATTACCAATTAAAAAAGGAGCAGCATCTAGTTCAATACCATCAAAGTTACCTGCTTATATGTTTTCTAAAAAGCCTATTATTGCATCTGTAGATATTGATAGTGATTCTGCAAAAGCAATTAATGAAGCTAATGCAGGTTGGGTTTTAGAACCAGAAGATACAGGTGTATTAATAAAAGCAATGAAAGCAGCTTTTTTAGAAGAAAAAAAAGAATTAAATTTGAAAGGAGAAAATGGTTTTAAATATGCAATGAACCATTTGTCAAAAAAAAATAATTTACAACAAATTGTTAAAGCTATTTTAGAATTAATATAA
- a CDS encoding glycosyltransferase, with amino-acid sequence MEVSVCLATYNGGKYIVDQLRSILSELRSADEIIIVDDCSTDDTVSLINEINDKRIKIHINQENKGHVFSFSKSVLIAKNDFVFLSDQDDIWVKGRLDLMLKNLLSSDSLLLSSNFNTFNNDINITYKNNNPLSTDTSKMYLSNIIGLFMGKRDYFGCCMVFRRKLIEIIFPIPSFVQSHDWWISIAANMMRSNIHINNVTILRRIHGQNVSQSNRPILKMIKSRLIFLRMIFVIFYRMCK; translated from the coding sequence ATGGAAGTTAGTGTTTGTTTAGCCACTTATAATGGAGGGAAATATATTGTTGATCAACTAAGATCAATTCTTAGTGAGTTAAGATCAGCAGATGAAATAATAATTGTTGATGATTGTTCAACAGATGACACCGTTTCATTAATTAATGAAATCAATGATAAGAGAATAAAAATTCATATAAATCAAGAAAATAAAGGACATGTATTTTCCTTTTCTAAATCAGTTTTAATAGCTAAGAATGATTTTGTTTTTTTGTCAGATCAAGATGATATTTGGGTTAAAGGAAGATTAGATTTAATGTTAAAGAATTTATTAAGTTCAGATAGTTTACTTTTATCTTCAAATTTTAACACCTTTAATAACGATATTAATATTACATATAAAAATAATAACCCATTGAGTACTGATACCTCTAAAATGTATTTAAGTAATATTATTGGTTTGTTCATGGGGAAAAGAGATTATTTTGGTTGTTGTATGGTTTTTAGAAGAAAACTGATAGAAATTATTTTTCCTATCCCAAGTTTCGTTCAATCGCATGATTGGTGGATATCAATAGCTGCTAACATGATGAGATCTAATATACATATAAATAATGTTACAATTTTAAGAAGAATTCATGGGCAGAACGTTTCTCAATCTAATCGACCAATTTTAAAAATGATTAAATCTAGACTAATATTTTTAAGAATGATTTTTGTGATTTTTTATAGAATGTGTAAATAA
- a CDS encoding glycosyltransferase — MKSEICSIFNLAALYRQPIYQLMDKELKCDFYITEWETPPFKQMDYHTLKGYKGSGKQIDLFKGFYWQTNTIDKVFKPYKHYILSGEPHSISTWIILLLAKLFGKKTYLWSHGWYGKETKVKVILKKCFFNLSTKVLLYGDYARDLMINEGFIPEKLVCIYNSLDYKKQMEIRKSLNESKIYSNHFKNDFPVLIYIGRVQKVKKLEMILNALKVLNSEGHFCNLVIVGNDSEGVNIESISEDIGISKQVWMYGACYSEEILGELIYNSSVCVSPGNIGLTAMHSLVYGTPIITHDNFKNQMPEFEAINKGVSGDFFNESSLIDLVNKIKLWVSKDIELREDIRKQCYKVIDEKYNPQVQIEILKKTILN, encoded by the coding sequence ATGAAATCAGAAATATGTTCCATTTTCAATCTAGCAGCCCTATATAGGCAACCTATATATCAATTAATGGATAAGGAGTTGAAGTGTGATTTTTACATAACAGAGTGGGAAACTCCACCCTTTAAGCAAATGGATTATCATACTTTAAAAGGATATAAAGGTTCTGGAAAGCAGATTGATTTATTTAAAGGTTTTTATTGGCAAACAAATACGATTGATAAAGTATTTAAGCCTTACAAACATTATATATTATCTGGTGAACCCCACTCTATTTCTACATGGATAATTCTATTATTAGCTAAACTATTTGGTAAAAAGACATATTTATGGTCTCATGGGTGGTATGGAAAAGAAACAAAAGTAAAAGTTATTTTAAAAAAATGCTTTTTTAATCTTTCGACAAAGGTCCTTTTATATGGTGATTATGCTCGAGATTTAATGATAAATGAGGGATTCATACCAGAAAAACTTGTTTGTATCTATAATTCTTTAGATTATAAAAAACAGATGGAAATTAGGAAATCTTTAAATGAATCTAAAATTTATTCAAATCATTTTAAAAATGATTTTCCAGTTTTAATATATATTGGAAGAGTACAAAAAGTAAAGAAGCTTGAGATGATACTTAATGCATTAAAAGTATTAAATTCTGAAGGACATTTTTGTAATTTAGTTATAGTTGGTAATGATTCAGAAGGTGTAAATATAGAAAGTATTTCTGAGGATATTGGAATAAGTAAGCAAGTTTGGATGTATGGAGCATGTTATTCTGAAGAAATTTTGGGCGAGCTAATTTACAATTCAAGTGTTTGTGTATCTCCAGGAAACATTGGGTTAACTGCTATGCATAGCTTGGTTTATGGTACACCAATAATTACTCATGACAATTTTAAAAATCAAATGCCAGAATTTGAAGCTATTAATAAAGGAGTGTCTGGAGATTTTTTTAATGAGAGTTCTTTGATTGATTTAGTGAATAAAATTAAATTGTGGGTATCAAAAGATATTGAACTTAGGGAGGATATAAGAAAACAGTGTTATAAAGTTATTGATGAGAAATATAACCCACAAGTTCAAATTGAAATTTTAAAGAAAACAATATTAAATTAA
- a CDS encoding glycosyltransferase WbsX family protein, with translation MTKILAFYLPQFHPVPENDEWWGKGFSEWTNVAKARPLFWGHHQPNIPADLGFYDLRLEETRIAQAKLAQEHGIDGFCYWHYWFGNGKRLLEKPFEEVVKSNKPDFPFCLAWANHSWEKKQFDKNGTSELLVEQLYPGEEDYISHFYSLLDAFKDNRYIRVNNKLFFVIYNPLGSSEISVFVKVWRALAKENGLNDFHFVARDADSRDYEKIKALDIDAIYNDDVFNIHHHKNIFQKGYYMFNREYLKRPTRFLYKKAIKYMVTDKCKQNDIIPVIAPNWDHSPRSGGRAIILHKSKPKYFGDVIKRALEVVKNKPKEEQLIFVKSWNEWGEGNYLEPDLRYGKAYLEQLRDQLKNK, from the coding sequence ATGACAAAGATTTTAGCTTTTTATTTACCACAATTTCACCCTGTTCCAGAAAATGATGAGTGGTGGGGGAAAGGGTTTTCAGAATGGACAAATGTTGCAAAAGCAAGACCATTATTTTGGGGACATCATCAACCAAATATTCCAGCAGATTTAGGTTTTTATGATTTGAGATTAGAAGAAACAAGAATAGCACAGGCTAAATTAGCACAAGAACATGGAATTGATGGCTTTTGTTATTGGCATTATTGGTTTGGAAATGGAAAGCGATTGTTAGAAAAACCTTTTGAAGAAGTGGTTAAATCGAATAAACCTGATTTTCCTTTTTGTTTGGCGTGGGCAAATCATTCTTGGGAAAAAAAACAGTTTGATAAAAACGGAACATCCGAGCTTTTAGTAGAACAATTGTATCCAGGAGAAGAAGACTATATAAGCCATTTTTATAGTTTATTAGATGCGTTTAAGGATAATAGATATATAAGAGTTAATAATAAGTTATTTTTTGTTATATATAACCCACTAGGATCTAGTGAAATTAGTGTTTTTGTTAAGGTTTGGAGAGCTTTAGCTAAAGAGAATGGGTTAAACGATTTTCATTTTGTAGCCAGAGATGCAGATTCTAGAGATTATGAAAAGATAAAAGCATTAGATATAGATGCAATATATAATGATGACGTTTTTAATATTCATCATCATAAAAATATTTTTCAAAAAGGGTATTATATGTTTAATCGTGAATATTTAAAAAGACCAACTAGGTTTTTGTATAAAAAAGCTATTAAATATATGGTAACAGATAAATGTAAACAAAACGATATTATACCAGTAATAGCACCCAATTGGGATCATTCTCCTCGTTCTGGAGGTAGAGCAATAATTTTACATAAATCAAAACCGAAATATTTTGGAGATGTAATAAAAAGAGCTTTAGAAGTTGTTAAGAACAAACCAAAAGAGGAACAATTAATTTTCGTGAAATCATGGAATGAATGGGGAGAGGGTAATTATTTAGAGCCTGATTTACGTTATGGAAAAGCGTATTTAGAACAGCTGAGAGATCAATTAAAAAATAAATAA
- a CDS encoding O-antigen polymerase: MEPAIVNSFLYIITLYIYIYIRRKIDVGFVILTLYAITAVLCVLYLKDHQNEWDLNYWSFIYLYVIVMLAVRPFLMDTSSFINKIKIRNINFLNNFIYIYCFCALIDIYYGSSLAIENVNSGEWATLRMDMYAGEIKLYNNQIERFAKIFVSYLKPLAIIILFVSLIYKNINKKWLFFLTLSIVFTTFLVAINTASRGLIVSLIFSFLCAFIWFKNKLNSKIKRTIYFIGSSFLVLFLIYSIAVTNSRFGDGDQSSSLLFYFGHSMLVFNYGLTDTIEAFGNGSYFFDWLIKFLGYTPIDISDLGTHFGTSFFTFVGAWYIDFGPNGTFIIALLIPMYFVRILKKQVIGIPELFLCFVYLNYLFMGVFVIGRNNSIAWISTIIIYLLLKIKRV, encoded by the coding sequence ATGGAACCGGCAATAGTAAATAGTTTTTTATACATAATAACGCTTTATATATATATATATATAAGACGTAAGATAGATGTCGGTTTTGTAATATTAACACTATATGCTATTACCGCAGTATTGTGTGTTTTATATTTAAAAGATCATCAAAATGAATGGGATCTAAATTATTGGTCATTTATTTATTTATATGTAATTGTAATGTTAGCAGTTAGGCCATTTTTAATGGATACAAGTAGTTTTATAAATAAAATTAAAATAAGAAATATAAATTTTTTAAATAATTTTATATATATCTATTGTTTTTGTGCTCTTATTGATATCTATTATGGTTCAAGTTTGGCAATTGAAAATGTTAATAGTGGTGAGTGGGCTACATTAAGAATGGATATGTATGCAGGTGAAATAAAATTGTATAATAATCAAATAGAAAGGTTTGCTAAGATATTTGTTAGTTATTTAAAACCATTAGCAATAATAATTTTATTTGTATCTCTTATCTATAAAAATATTAATAAGAAATGGTTGTTTTTTCTAACACTTTCTATTGTTTTTACAACGTTTTTGGTAGCTATTAATACAGCTTCTAGAGGTTTAATTGTATCATTAATTTTCTCTTTTTTATGTGCTTTTATTTGGTTTAAAAATAAATTAAATTCAAAGATTAAGAGAACAATATATTTTATTGGTTCTTCTTTCCTTGTTTTATTTTTGATTTATTCGATAGCCGTTACTAATTCTCGCTTTGGTGATGGTGACCAATCTTCAAGTCTGTTATTTTATTTTGGACATTCAATGTTAGTGTTTAATTATGGATTGACAGATACTATTGAGGCTTTTGGAAATGGGAGCTATTTTTTTGATTGGTTAATTAAATTTTTAGGATATACACCCATAGATATTTCCGATTTAGGGACACATTTTGGAACAAGTTTTTTCACCTTTGTAGGGGCTTGGTATATTGATTTTGGGCCTAACGGTACCTTTATAATAGCATTATTAATTCCGATGTATTTTGTGCGTATACTAAAGAAACAGGTAATAGGTATCCCAGAATTGTTTTTATGTTTTGTATACTTAAACTATTTATTTATGGGGGTATTTGTTATTGGAAGGAATAACTCTATAGCTTGGATTAGTACTATTATTATTTATTTATTGTTAAAAATTAAAAGAGTATGA
- a CDS encoding acyltransferase has product MVRVLARKLGRFLGTIFPLSIFKAVLGFFRNVYTGYVSKEFVVFGKNSIINFPSFFVGEKYISIGKNVSIGKRSCITAWDKKSIANPSISIGDNTYIGDDCHITAIKKIKIGDNVLFGKKVTITDNSHGNCNNYEELLLPPSRREVSSKGGVIISDRVWLGDKVTVLSGVILGEGVIIGANSVVTKNIPNYSIAAGIPARVIRSYKKTDKIF; this is encoded by the coding sequence TTGGTAAGAGTATTAGCAAGAAAGTTAGGTCGGTTTTTGGGAACTATTTTTCCATTATCGATTTTTAAGGCTGTTTTAGGTTTTTTTAGAAACGTTTATACTGGGTATGTTTCTAAAGAATTTGTCGTTTTCGGAAAAAATTCTATAATAAATTTCCCTTCTTTTTTTGTAGGTGAAAAATATATTTCTATTGGCAAAAACGTCTCTATAGGCAAACGTTCTTGTATTACTGCATGGGATAAAAAAAGTATTGCAAACCCGAGTATTTCTATCGGAGATAACACTTATATCGGTGATGATTGTCATATAACTGCTATTAAAAAAATTAAAATTGGTGATAATGTGCTTTTTGGGAAAAAAGTAACTATAACCGATAATTCTCATGGAAATTGTAATAATTATGAAGAACTTCTTTTACCTCCTTCAAGAAGAGAAGTTAGCTCAAAAGGTGGTGTTATAATTAGTGATCGGGTTTGGTTAGGGGATAAAGTTACAGTTTTAAGTGGCGTTATTTTAGGTGAAGGTGTTATTATAGGTGCAAATTCAGTTGTAACAAAGAATATTCCGAACTACTCAATAGCTGCAGGTATTCCTGCAAGAGTTATTAGAAGTTATAAAAAAACTGATAAAATTTTTTAA
- a CDS encoding glycosyltransferase family 2 protein, protein MKPLLSIIVPIYNVEKYLKECLDSILKQPFDDYELILINDGSTDNCSEICDSYAIMDKRIKVIHKPNGGLSEARNFGIDNATGKYLSFIDSDDFISKDFYKNNVDYLQSNEDVDFLVCQYCKFDGINNNVTKNVPLKIDNKKEIFEYIFSDKYICSAWINIYKREVFKSIRFPKGKIFEDGYILPDIIKVIKNIYLSNEGIYYYRVREDSIMKSTRDIKKWQDVLDAYRRMLDYIELNDKTSLIFLNKYCHYSIGLLNAINQHSYKPFQECITHFQSYKYSTLSISKIDVPILSKFRLILLKIFGFRLVSLLYKLVNR, encoded by the coding sequence ATGAAACCATTACTTTCCATAATTGTTCCCATTTATAATGTTGAAAAATACTTAAAAGAGTGTTTAGATAGTATTTTAAAACAACCATTTGATGATTATGAATTAATATTAATTAATGACGGTTCTACTGATAATTGTTCCGAAATATGTGATTCATATGCTATAATGGACAAAAGAATAAAAGTTATTCATAAACCTAATGGTGGATTAAGTGAAGCTCGAAATTTTGGTATTGACAATGCAACTGGGAAATACCTTTCATTTATAGATTCAGATGATTTTATTTCCAAGGATTTTTACAAAAATAATGTAGATTACCTTCAATCAAATGAAGATGTTGATTTTTTGGTTTGCCAATACTGTAAATTTGATGGAATTAACAATAATGTGACAAAAAACGTTCCTTTAAAAATAGACAACAAAAAAGAAATATTTGAATATATATTCTCTGATAAATATATTTGCTCTGCTTGGATAAATATATACAAAAGAGAGGTTTTTAAAAGTATTAGGTTTCCAAAAGGGAAAATATTTGAAGATGGTTACATATTGCCCGATATTATTAAAGTAATCAAAAATATTTATTTATCAAATGAAGGAATATATTATTATAGAGTTCGTGAAGATTCTATAATGAAGAGTACTAGAGATATTAAAAAATGGCAAGATGTATTAGATGCTTATAGGAGAATGTTAGATTATATAGAGCTTAACGATAAAACAAGTTTAATCTTTTTAAATAAGTATTGCCATTACTCAATTGGTTTATTAAATGCAATAAATCAACATTCATATAAACCATTTCAAGAATGTATAACTCATTTTCAATCATATAAATATTCAACTTTAAGTATCTCAAAAATTGATGTTCCAATTTTATCCAAATTTCGTCTTATTTTATTGAAAATTTTTGGATTTAGATTAGTTAGTCTGTTATATAAACTTGTTAATAGATAA
- a CDS encoding oligosaccharide flippase family protein — protein MLKIVQQIFKSNKKILENFSYLTILQMFSLLFPFITYPYLIRILGFNVYGSVIFAQTIAVNIAVIINFGFNISGTKDIARNRDNLTNLSKIVSSIYSIKFFLWFACLLVYFSIIYFVPFLRKDWLLYIISFFLTFNELLFPTWFFQGLEKMKYITFINISVRLLFVIAIFVFVKEKTDYLIVPTLNVIGALIGGLTALYVVFVKEKISFIKQPYLVLKSFFIDSFPLFISSLSIQIYVNVSKLLVGAFLGMTEVTIYDLAEKITIVFKVPINMISQATFPKISREKKVSFINKVMFITVGFTVVSFLCLFFFIEDVIYILTGEYSLEAKKIVLILSLSSILVAFNIFLGSNRLIPFNLEKIFLKNTIYSCLFFLIGVSSLVFIKEINVYTISYMSLLTESFTFILCLYVANKHKLLFNY, from the coding sequence ATGTTGAAAATAGTACAACAAATATTTAAAAGCAATAAAAAAATATTAGAAAATTTCTCTTATTTAACAATATTACAAATGTTTTCGTTGTTATTTCCATTTATAACATATCCTTATCTTATAAGAATTCTGGGTTTTAACGTTTATGGTTCAGTAATATTTGCCCAGACTATAGCTGTGAATATTGCTGTAATTATAAACTTTGGATTTAACATTTCAGGAACTAAAGACATTGCACGTAATAGAGATAATTTAACAAATCTATCAAAAATAGTATCAAGTATCTATTCTATTAAATTTTTTCTTTGGTTTGCCTGTCTACTTGTTTATTTTTCTATTATATATTTTGTTCCCTTTTTGAGAAAGGATTGGTTACTTTATATTATTTCTTTCTTTTTAACATTTAATGAATTATTATTTCCAACTTGGTTTTTTCAAGGACTTGAAAAAATGAAATACATAACATTTATTAATATTAGTGTTAGGTTATTATTTGTTATAGCCATTTTTGTATTTGTAAAAGAAAAGACAGATTATTTGATTGTTCCAACACTAAATGTTATTGGAGCATTAATTGGAGGGTTAACAGCGCTGTATGTTGTTTTTGTAAAAGAAAAAATCAGCTTTATAAAACAACCTTATTTAGTTTTAAAGTCTTTTTTTATAGATAGTTTCCCACTGTTTATATCTTCTTTGTCTATTCAAATTTATGTAAATGTAAGTAAGTTACTAGTAGGTGCTTTTTTAGGAATGACGGAGGTGACAATTTACGATTTAGCTGAAAAAATAACTATTGTATTTAAGGTGCCAATAAATATGATTTCACAAGCTACTTTTCCGAAGATTAGTAGAGAAAAGAAAGTGTCATTTATTAATAAGGTTATGTTTATAACAGTTGGTTTTACAGTAGTATCTTTTTTATGTTTATTCTTTTTTATAGAAGACGTTATTTATATTTTAACGGGGGAATATAGTTTAGAAGCAAAAAAAATTGTTTTAATACTATCCTTATCTTCAATTTTAGTAGCCTTTAATATATTTTTGGGAAGTAATAGGTTAATCCCATTTAATCTTGAGAAAATTTTTCTAAAAAACACTATTTATAGTTGTTTATTCTTTTTGATAGGTGTTAGTTCTTTAGTATTTATAAAAGAAATTAATGTTTATACAATTAGTTATATGTCCTTGTTAACAGAGAGCTTTACTTTCATATTATGTCTATATGTAGCAAATAAGCATAAATTATTATTTAATTATTAA
- the rfbD gene encoding dTDP-4-dehydrorhamnose reductase translates to MHNILVTGGNGQLGSEIKDLEKNYPKYSFYFTDIKELDITNQLSVKIFIEKNNIDIIINCAAYTAVDRAENELELSDKINHLAVRNFAKIAKEQGIKLIQVSTDYVFDGTNYQPYIETNEPNPQSVYGKTKLDGELAMQEINPEDSIIIRTSWVYSSYGNNFVKTMIRLGKERDELGVIFDQVGTPTYAKDLAKAILDIIPQLETKEVEVYHYSNEGVCSWYDFAKAIFELNYISVKVNAIETSEYPTIAKRPLYSVLSKSKIKKQFNVEVPYWKESLTNCLNIL, encoded by the coding sequence ATGCATAATATATTAGTTACTGGAGGAAATGGGCAATTAGGTTCTGAAATTAAAGATTTAGAAAAAAATTATCCAAAATATAGTTTTTATTTTACAGATATTAAAGAGTTGGATATTACAAATCAATTATCTGTTAAAATTTTTATTGAAAAAAATAATATAGATATAATTATTAATTGTGCAGCTTATACTGCTGTTGATAGAGCGGAAAATGAGCTTGAGTTGAGTGATAAAATAAATCATTTGGCTGTGCGTAACTTTGCTAAAATAGCCAAAGAACAAGGTATCAAATTAATTCAGGTATCTACAGATTATGTATTTGATGGCACCAATTATCAACCTTATATTGAGACAAATGAGCCAAATCCACAATCCGTTTATGGAAAAACGAAATTGGATGGAGAATTAGCAATGCAAGAAATTAACCCTGAAGATTCTATTATTATTCGTACTTCATGGGTATATTCTAGTTATGGAAACAACTTTGTAAAAACGATGATACGTCTTGGAAAAGAAAGAGACGAACTCGGGGTTATTTTTGATCAAGTGGGTACCCCAACGTATGCAAAAGATTTGGCGAAGGCTATTTTAGATATTATTCCTCAATTAGAAACAAAAGAGGTGGAAGTGTATCATTATTCAAACGAAGGAGTATGTTCTTGGTATGATTTTGCAAAAGCAATTTTTGAGTTGAATTATATCTCGGTAAAAGTAAATGCAATTGAAACATCAGAATATCCTACGATAGCTAAACGCCCTTTGTATAGTGTGTTAAGTAAATCGAAAATAAAAAAACAGTTTAATGTTGAGGTTCCTTATTGGAAAGAGTCTTTAACCAATTGTTTGAATATCTTATAA
- the rfbC gene encoding dTDP-4-dehydrorhamnose 3,5-epimerase produces MKFIRTEIPDVIICEPQVFGDERGYFIESFREDKLLDFLGHKINFCQDNESKSSFGVLRGLHFQLPPFAQTKLVRVIKGRVLDVAVDIRKGSPTFGKHVAVELTEENKKQLLVPRGFAHGFSVLSEEAVFAYKVDNYYSPECDRGITFDDKDLGIDWKLPLEELQLSQKDTKQSSFLDAEYFDYNIDLYA; encoded by the coding sequence ATGAAATTTATTAGAACAGAAATTCCAGATGTAATTATTTGTGAACCACAAGTTTTTGGTGATGAAAGAGGCTATTTTATAGAGTCATTTAGAGAAGATAAGTTACTAGATTTTTTAGGGCATAAGATTAATTTTTGTCAAGATAACGAATCAAAATCTAGTTTTGGTGTCTTACGAGGTTTACATTTTCAATTACCTCCTTTTGCTCAAACTAAATTAGTTAGAGTAATTAAAGGAAGAGTATTAGATGTAGCTGTTGATATTAGAAAAGGGTCTCCAACTTTCGGAAAGCATGTGGCAGTTGAATTAACAGAAGAGAATAAAAAACAGTTGCTAGTTCCTAGAGGTTTTGCACATGGTTTTAGTGTATTAAGTGAAGAAGCAGTTTTTGCTTATAAGGTAGATAATTACTATAGCCCTGAATGTGATAGAGGTATTACATTTGATGATAAAGACTTAGGGATTGATTGGAAATTGCCTTTGGAAGAATTACAATTGTCACAAAAGGATACAAAGCAATCTAGTTTTTTAGATGCTGAGTATTTTGATTATAATATCGATTTATATGCATAA